Proteins from a single region of Cryptococcus neoformans var. grubii H99 chromosome 5, complete sequence:
- a CDS encoding DNA repair and recombination protein RAD54-like protein yields MLRRTIQRPSEPPLTSATSGGYGIISTPFKIPKSSASKRESALPARKRKTVSYKEEGSPDDNDDAEDNTEGRPSKKGKFAMGNKEYGSDGVLGDMAKWCNRKFPVFQPKDKSGVFTKSFSIPIMYCPKTSEPIIHSLSHASLGARRHPTLIPRPLHNPMDDHAIVLFDPTIDDKPNPEDIKAAESHEEMKKKEELNKGPHRSLKAILGIVDERKNKQVVKVPVVIDPRLSKVLRPHQIEGVKFLYRCTTGLIADGAWGCIMADEMGLGKTLQCIALLWTLLKQSPVAGKPTCEKVIIACPTSLVGNWANELIKWLGSGAVNPMVVDGKGGKAELIPAVRRWVQAHGRNVTLPVMIVSYETLRTLQEELASCEIGLLLADEGHRLKNAETLTFQALTSLKVQRRVILTGTPIQNDLSEYFALLNFANPEYLGSKLDFKKNFESKILRGRDADATEKEKLESDAKLKELGGLVSKFIIRRTNDLLSKYLPVKYEHVVFCRPSPLQASLYNLFVTSKDVQRLLRGKDSQPLKAIGLLRKLVNHPDLLNLPEDLPGSETLLPDGYNGKGRDRTVNCQYSGKFVVLERMLDHIKHHTNDKIVLISNATQTLDLMEKLCRGKRYGYLRLDGSMSVPKRSKIVAQFNQPESKEFVFLLSSKAGGCGINLIGANRLVLFDPDWNPASDQQALARVWRDGQKKECFVYRFQTTGTIEEKIFQRQCQKQNLSACVVDEAEDTARHFTQGDLRQLFKFNPETLCDTHDTYKCKRCREGKQFVKAQALLYGDASTWNHYPNEELGKMHDDLLRAELGLPEVSYVFQYISH; encoded by the exons ATGCTTCGGAGAACAATTCAACGTCCAAGCGAGCCGCCTCTCACCTCAGCCACTTCCGGGGGCTACGGCATCATCTCCACTCCCTTCAAGATACCCAAATCTTCAGCATCTAAACGCGAATCAGCACTTCCAGCGCGAAAACGGAAAACGGTCTCAtataaagaagaaggatccCCTGATGAcaatgatgatgctgaAGACAATACTGAAGGGAGGCCcagcaagaagggcaaaTTTGCTATGGGTAACAAGGAGTATGGCTCCGATGGCGTGTTGGGCGATATGGCCAAATGGTGTAATAGAAAATTTCCGGTGTTTCAACCAAAAGACAAGTCTGGCGTATTTACCAAAAG CTTCTCAATCCCAATCATGTATTGCCCCAAGACCTCGGAACCTATAATTCACTCGCTTTCCCATGCCTCTCTAGGTGCCCGCAGACACCCCACCCTTATCCCCAGGCCTCTACACAATCCTATGGACGACCATGCTATTGTTTTGTTCGACCCCACTATTGATGATAAGCCGAATCCGGAGGATATAAAGGCAGCAGAATCTCATgaagaaatgaagaagaaagaagagttgaATAAGGGACCGCATAGAAGCTTGAAGGCCATCCTTGGTATTGTTGATGAACGGAAGAATAAGCAGGTTGTCAAGGTGCCAGTCGTCATAGACCCAAGGCTTTCGAAAGTCTTGCGACCTCACCAAATTGAAGGTGTGAAATTTCTATACCGGTGTACAACCGGTCTGATTGCAGATGGAGCATGGGGATGTATTATGGCAGATGAAATGGGGCTCGGAAAAACTCTGCAATGTATCGCTCTCCTTTGGACACTTCTCAAGCAGTCGCCCGTTGCCGGGAAGCCTACGTGTGAGAAAGTGATTATCGCCTGCCCCACGTCACTTGTTGGTAATTGGGCCAATGAGCTCATCAAATGGCTCGGATCAGGAGCGGTCAACCCTATGGTAGTGGACggcaaaggaggaaaagccGAGCTTATCCCGGCTGTTAGGCGGTGGGTGCAAGCCCATGGCAGGAATGTCACTTTGCCTGTGATGATCGTTTCCTATGAGACTTTGCGGACTCTACAAGAGGAGTTGGCTAGTTGCGAAATTGGGCTGCTTCTTGCTGATGAGGGCCATCGGCTCAAAAACGCGG AGACCCTTACCTTCCAAGCTCTTACCTCTCTCAAAGTCCAGCGCCGAGTCATTTTAACTGGAACACCCATACAAAACGATTTATCTGAATATTTTGCTCTATTGAACTTTGCCAACCCAGAATACCTTGGTTCGAAACTTGATTTCAAAAAGAACTTTGAGTCGAAAATTCTCAGAGGACGTGATGCTGATGCAacggagaaagaaaaattGGAAAGTGACGCGAAATTAAAAGAGCTTGGTGGACTTGTGAGCAAGTTCATCATCAGACGGACAAATGACCTGTTATCCAAATATC TGCCTGTCAAATACGAGCATGTCGTATTCTGTCGCCCAAGTCCCCTTCAAGCATCGCTCTACAATCTTTTCGTTACCTCCAAGGACGTCCAACGCCTCCTTCGAGGCAAAGATTCCCAGCCTCTCAAGGCCATTGGTCTTCTCAGAAAGCTGGTTAATCACCCGGATCTTCTCAATCTACCCGAAGACCTTCCTGGCAGCGAAACCTTGTTACCAGATGGGTATAACGGGAAGGGCAGGGACAGGACGGTTAACTGCCAATATTCGGGAAAATTTGTTGTCCTTGAAAG GATGCTAGACCACATAAAACACCACACAAATGACAAAATAGTACTCATCAGCAACGCTACCCAAACTCTTGACCTTATGGAGAAGCTGTGTAGGGGTAAGCGGTATGGCTATCTTCGGTTAGACGGCAGCATGTCGGTCCCCAAGAGGTCAAAGATTGTAGCGCAGTTCAATCAGCCCGAAAGCAAGGAATTTGTTTTTTTGCTTAGTTCCAAGGCAGGTGGATGTGGCATTAACTTAATCGGCGCAAACAGATTGGTGCTGTTTGACCCT GATTGGAACCCTGCCAGTGACCAGCAGGCTCTGGCTCGTGTCTGGCGTGATGGccaaaagaaagaatgtTTTGTCTATCGATTTCAAACGACAGGTACTATTGAAGAAAAAATTTTTCAACGACA ATGTCAAAAGCAAAATCTTTCAGCGTGTGTAGTAGACGAAGCGGAAGATACGGCAAGACATTTCACGCAGGGTGACCTACGACAACTGTTCAAATTCAACCCCGAAACTTTGTGCGATACGCACGATACTTACAAATGCAAACGATGTCGAGAAGGCAAACAGTTTGTTAAAGCCCAAGCCCTGCTCTATGGCGATGCCAGCAC ATGGAACCATTATCCCAACGAGGAGCTGGGAAAGATGCACGACGACCTATTGAGAGCGGAATTGGGTCTTCCAGAGGTGTCTTACGTATTCCAGTACATTTCCCACTAA